GACGCCCTGATGGTACCGCACATTAAAGACAGCGTGATGACCTATCCGTTCGGTCCTACCAAACCCACGCCGCCCATGGACGTACCGCAGCCCATCAAAACCTATACGGAGCCGCTAAGAATTAGCAATCCACGGGTTGGAAACATTCCAACTGCTTTTATTGTCATGACGAAAAATGGTAAAAGTGATAGCCATACGGACGCCATGGGACTAAGCCGGGCCAGGGCCAGAAACTGGAAGATTTACCCCTTCGAAGGCGGTCATTACTCCATGCGGGAACAACCCGAAAATCTGGTAAAAAAACTAGAGCTGGTATTGGGGAAGTAACGGCTAAGGATTCGTTCATAACTGGATGGTAAGTTTTCATCAGTTATATAACATTTCCTGAGGAATCGAATGGAATATACAAGAACCAATTACTCCGGAAAACTTTCCAGAGGCCAAGTCTCAGGATATGTTTTATTAAACGACAAAGGCAGGAACGGATGAAATCCATTCCTGCCCAATAGATCAAATCTACGGTTCTAGACGAAATTTTACGAACCGTAAAAATGCTGAGCTACTCGAGTCGGGCCGTACCGCCAGAGGTCCCCATCGGCGCCACCGTAGTTGACGGGCTGGGAGCGTTTTCAATGGCCTCCAATAGCCACACGGGAGGTTCCCCGGCCGGCTGGTCGCCCGAGGCCGTTCCCATAGTCGTACCGGTATTACTACTCGCGGGATCTGTTCCCTGGGGCTCTCCGCCGGCGTAACCGGGAATTGAATCCGACGTTACGAAGGCTGGGGTGGCATCGGTTTTGTGATCTACTTCAATGGTTATTTTCATGGCGATGCTAGTTCAAAACCGCGTACCGGGCCTCGATATTGACGGGTACGTTGGTCAGATTTTTAATTAATACCCAATAGGTTACGTACGTGGCGTTAGCCCGTTCTACGCGAGTTTCCCATTCCACCTGGGGAGCTCCGGTCCGTGGTGACGTGGGTACCACATGCCAGATGACGTGCCAGCTAGCCGGCCAGTTAAACGTATACCACTGGGCGGAGGCATTGGCCGCTACCGTACCCGTAAATTGAACACCAACTCTCATGATCGTGAAGGTTTGAAAAAAGGTTAAGAAAAGTAAGTATCCGGGCTCTCCGGTACGATTGGTTTCCGCAGGTTGATACTACCAGCCCAGTACCGTAAACCTTCCTTCGAAATTCAGGGGCCGGTTACTGAGATTGGTTACATTGAGCCAATAGGTAATGAAGCCATCCGAAGCCCGCTCTACCTGTGTTTTGATTTTAAGCTGCGGAGCACCGGGTACTGGCGTCGTGGGAACGGCCGTCCATACGACGTGCCAGTGAGCGGGCCAATTGAACGTATACCAGCGGCCTGTAGCATTGGCCCCCAAACTGCCCGTAAACTGCACGCCCGACCAGGTATTGGTTTGTAAGACGAGCGGAATCAACTGGCGTAAGTTGGGACGATTGCCGATTCGCTGCGTCAGGGGACGTCCGGTTGCGGCCTGCTGGGCCGAACCCGTCGTGCGGAGTACTTCCCGGGCCCGGGCGGGCGTCAGCGGAATGCGTCCGTAGGCCCGAAGAATGCCCTGCAAACAGGCCAGCGTTCCGACGACAATCGGTGAAGCACTCGACGTCCCGTTGAACGTATCCGTATAATGCTCGTTTTCAGGTCCACCCTGTAAATCGCCGTAACCCGTGGTCGTCACTTCCCAACCCCAGCCCTGCACGTCGATCATGGAACCAAAGTTGGAAAAATTGCAGCGAGCCCGGTCGGTGTATACTTCTCCACTACCTGTCTCGGCGTTACGTCCGTGCGTACCGGGGGGCGGATTTCCTGCTCCTACTACCACGGCCCCTGAGTCCCGGTTGGCCCGGTTAAACGGATTCCGCCAGGTCGCCGGAAAACCCGTCAAAGCCGTATTGTAGCCCGCCGCATCGAGGTTGTTGTTGCCATTGCCGGCAGCTTCGACCACAATGACACCCCGACTGACGGCATAGCGAATGGCGTCAAAATCGGCAGGCCACCATTCCACGGTCGTAAGGCCCAGGGTTGGGTGCGAATACTGCTGTTCAATCAGGATGATGTCTCCCGGCCGGAGGCTATCGGCTGCCAGCTGGATCACCTGGGGTAGGTTATAGGTCATGGCCGCATCCCGGTACACCGAAATAGCCCGCAGGTTAGCATCCGGGCTAATGCCCGTTACCCCAATCGTATTGGTATCTCCACCGATTACACCCAGTACGGCTGTTCCGTGGTTTTGCCAATCGGCTCGCTGTACGCCGCTGAGTAATCCGCCCGAGTTCTGAGCCAGATCTTCGTGCGTAAAATTCCAGCCCCCTTCAATGTCGATCACCTGCACATTCGCTCCCCGTCCACCCGGATACGTCCAGGCAAACACTGCATCAACGCCCTGGGGCGATGCCTCCAAATAGCCCTGTCGATCGACAAAACTAGGGGTAACCGGTACGGAAGGATCCGGAGCGGCGGACCGTACCGCCGTTTCAATGAAGGGCAACGTAGCCTGCGGCTGTACGTAAGCTCCCTCAACTTCTTCCCGTTGCAATAAGGACTGAATCAGAGGGTCTGCCTGCTCAGCGGGCACTTCCGTAACGTAGTATACGCTTAAATCAGGAGCGGGTTCCGCGGAGGTTTCCAAGGTGGATAGCCTTGCGGGGGTATCATTGAACAAAGGCCGGAACGATACGGATTCTGCTGCCGGGGCATTCGCCAATAGGGTGGCTCCCTGCTCCGGCGAGAAACCGGGCCGGACAATCACGACTACCTGCGTCCGTTGCGGACCTTCCGGGCCGCCGGCAGTCGGCGGTTCGCCCGGGAAAGGCTTGGTTGTTTTAGCCATCAGTTAAACAGGTTAAAAGGTTGAAGAATAGTATCAGACTTGTAAACACTTGCTGGCAAAATCAAACTCTTAGTCGCAACCGCACCCACGGATGGTAACACCATCGCTCCTGCTTTTCAGGATTATGAAATGCGTACGATAGGGAGTGCCCTTTTTCAGTAGGGGCAT
This region of Siphonobacter curvatus genomic DNA includes:
- a CDS encoding S8 family peptidase, with amino-acid sequence MAKTTKPFPGEPPTAGGPEGPQRTQVVVIVRPGFSPEQGATLLANAPAAESVSFRPLFNDTPARLSTLETSAEPAPDLSVYYVTEVPAEQADPLIQSLLQREEVEGAYVQPQATLPFIETAVRSAAPDPSVPVTPSFVDRQGYLEASPQGVDAVFAWTYPGGRGANVQVIDIEGGWNFTHEDLAQNSGGLLSGVQRADWQNHGTAVLGVIGGDTNTIGVTGISPDANLRAISVYRDAAMTYNLPQVIQLAADSLRPGDIILIEQQYSHPTLGLTTVEWWPADFDAIRYAVSRGVIVVEAAGNGNNNLDAAGYNTALTGFPATWRNPFNRANRDSGAVVVGAGNPPPGTHGRNAETGSGEVYTDRARCNFSNFGSMIDVQGWGWEVTTTGYGDLQGGPENEHYTDTFNGTSSASPIVVGTLACLQGILRAYGRIPLTPARAREVLRTTGSAQQAATGRPLTQRIGNRPNLRQLIPLVLQTNTWSGVQFTGSLGANATGRWYTFNWPAHWHVVWTAVPTTPVPGAPQLKIKTQVERASDGFITYWLNVTNLSNRPLNFEGRFTVLGW